The Oryza sativa Japonica Group chromosome 11, ASM3414082v1 DNA window TCCATTCTCACTCAAGACAAGTGAATAACCGACACACTTGCATCcactgtttattttattttcttcgaAACTGAGCATATATGAAAAACTGAGCGTTGGTTAAAATAAATCTGTATACTGAATGTATGACTTTCATGTATCAAATATAAATACTTAAGAACCTATTGATACTCAAAGGTTTATCAGATTGACTAGTTGCTTGTCCAAAACTACAATTATTGAAACTCCGTCTCTCCCTATCTAAAATTTACTGTAAATGGATATAAAGATGGACTACTATGCAAAAGGATTTCATATGGATCTCATACCGGAAGTTTTAGGCATCTTGGGTATCATTTCATTTATAGAAGAAGTCTTATGGCATTCTTATTTATGCTTGTTGGGGGAACATTTGGAAGGAGCGTAACAGTCATATTTTCTACTATGTTTGTTATGACCTTGAGCAGGTTGCTCGGTCAATTCAGGATGACGCCTTACTATGAAGGCTAGCTAGGGAAAGCGACTGGTAAATTACTGATCATCAATCTATATTTGTTTTGCCTGTTGTCAATTGTTTGCTTTGGGTGTGGTTTTTCAGATTGTTTATGATTGTACTACTGAAATTTCTAGCTGGCCCCTATATTTTACTCTTCAATTTGATGCAAAATTGAgcttctgtctttttttttaaaaaaaaaagtagattcCCTATAAGGGAAAACCTCACAACTCAGCAAAACATCCCATTACTGCTGCGCCTAAGGGTGACATATGAGAACCTCAGTTAATGTGACTATGCCACCATCTTGCCTAAACTGGTAAGAGAGGAGCTAGCCATCAACACAGCCCCAAGCATTTCGCCTTCTTAGGCCGACAACAAACCTCAAGAAATCTATGATCCACCTGACCAGATGTGAAATGATTGAGCTACCTATGAAATCTATCGCTCTGATTCCTTAGGAAAATGGAATGCACAAAACTGCCTGGACATCGTCTCGCTACTAGTTATCAAGTCAACCTGGTGTGCAACATCTCCAATGTCATGATGCGCCATGAGCAACCAGACGAAGGTGAGGAGCTCCCCTCCTCTGCCCAGCTGCTGCGCGTGCAGCTCTACCTGGCACTTGCCGGCAATGTAAATGAGGAGCCTCAGCCACATATCTCTGATCTCCATCAGCGTCTCGCACCACGGCCCAGGTTGTTCTTGCTCTTTCAGGCATTCTTCGTAACCAAACTCCAGCTGATCTTCCACTAGCTGGTAACAGGTCTCCAGAACATCCTGTTTGCTACTTCCTTTCTTGCTGATCTTCTCGTAGAATGCTGCTGTTGTGTCATCGGCAGCGCCACTAAGTGGCAACATGGAAGGCTGGGCAACCAAGAGGTAGACAATGTAGTTGGATATCTTTCTGCATATGTCCATGATATCAGCAGTGCTGCTTGATGCCGTCTCGCTCTCTGCACCAGTGGCCTCGTTGTCAGGCTGTTTTCGCAAGTGCAAGTCCGTGTATATATGCAACAGGACAATGTTATCGCCGAAAGAATTAGCTGGGATATTCAGTGTGCAGTTGATAATTGGTCGAAGATTTGCCCAGCTTTGCTGCTGTGTGATCCTTGTAAACTCTTCGCGAGCGAGCCGCCCCACCCATGTCACCATGATGTCCATGATGTCCTTGTCAACCTTGACATGCTTAATGTGCCATATCTTTCTGAACCAGAGCTTCTTGTTAACCGCATTCAGCATCTTTCTTAGAATAGTAAACATCTTGGATGATGACCTTGACTCATCAAATCCTAtggaggagctcaagaagttGTACTATCCCATGGAACTCGACCACAGTGGCTTCTTCTCCGGCCAACCAATACAACTACACAGAATTAGCCAAGATATGTGGACTAGCCTATTACAGttttgagctctgaaaaatgcCCATGTCCATGGTGACATCGCAACGAGGAAGAAGGAGCAAACATCGAGAACAAAGCCACCGATGAATAATACATAGGTGATCGCAATGTCAACTCTTTTGTACTAATGTTTGTTGCTTGCAATTAGGAAAAGCACAAATGCCGCAATCATAAAGACATGGCTGATGAACCGGAGTATAATGCCACTCCTTGTCTGAAGCACCATGGCCTTGGTGTAGAGATCATCAGACATCATGGCAAGCTCAATCTCCAGCAACTTGGGTACTTGCTCCAGGGGCCTGTCTCCTTGGAATCTGAAGACTTGACGCTCTTTCATTTGTGAGATGGTGCGTCCCGAAAACAGATCATGGACACAAAGAATTGATTGTAGAACATAGCAGATTGTGTCAATGTAGCTTCCTTTGTCAACCTCAACATTCAGTTTTGGCAATTGCCAACTTGTTTCCCTGAGGCCATTTCTGCTACCACACTTCAGCGCCCACGTCCTCTCGCCATACCTGATTATTCCAGTATGAAACATGAGAATGGCTGGAGCTAGAAGTTGAAGGTTGTGTCGACCTGTCGATTTCCAAAAGGCGTATAAGGCTAGGAAGACCTGGATGCACAAGTTCAGCAGGTGCCTCAACCACAAATTGTTGTCCTTGATGGAGAAAGCGGTCATGGTGTCCTGCCCGCCAAGATGGATAAGGAGGAAAGGTACCCAGAAGAATGCTAGTTGGTTGCTACTCCTACTGAATCCAACTGATGATATATTGACACTCTGAACATTTTGGGAGATGAGGCCAAGGGCATATACTGCAACCATGTCTGCCCCCACATAAGCTAACCATATGATAAGTCTGAGCAACATGTTAATATTGCACCGTCTGATTCTGCcagtgaagaagaggaagatttGCAAGATGAAGCTGAGGAGCACCACTAACTGGATTTCCCACTCattccataattgtaccaagcCATCCGTTGTTGAATTCATGTTCAATTTGGCACTTATAATCTGGATCTCTCCAATGCTCTGCTAAGTTGTAACAAGAATCTATGTGTCAGTTTGTCGCTTGTCAATGCATGTGTGTGCAAGTATTTGTTTCCATTGTAATCATACTAGTAATAATAAGTATACTAAGagatggtaaaaaaaaacaagacatCACTAGATAAGATACAGCCTTTACTTGTCTCCATTGTTTGCCTTTGATTATTGTTTGTCAGGTTTTCCCCCTTTTATATGCTTGGCATTGAGTATACTGAACTAGGAATTTTATACGTATATCGAGTGAATTTAGAGGTGCATCTACGTTTTATTCAGAATTTTGTATTGATGTTAGTATGTTACCAAGAAATCAACATATTCTATCCCTCCATTGCAAAAGAATTTCACGTTGAAGTTTACAAAGTGTGAAGTGAAATTGTCACAGTAGCCTTGCTGTCTTGACATACacaaaaaagtttttaaatgtATGGGTAATAAatgttctgaagaagtatggtTAAAAAGGCATGGAAGTATGAATACAAAGTTACCAAAATGAAGAACAAATAATTCGAAAAATACAACAAAAAGGAACTATGAGTGGATTCAGATAATACTTCAATTTAGCCACACATTATAGAAACATTATGCCTAGATGAATTTAAAAGTAAAATCCCTAGATTACTATGGTTCAGAACATAAATACATGTCAATAATATTTTGGAGGGTATATAATTACACAATGATAGTAGTTTCTCTAATATTATTTTGTAGTTGTGCACGAAACATGCTAGTTTGGTCTTGGGCAGTCCTGCTAGTTagagatttaaaaaaaaaattggtagaaAAAGGTGTTCATACTGTAAAGAAGTAGCTCTACTGTATTTTTTCTGGTTTTGTGAGTGAACCAGCATTAGTTTCCTTAGAGCATAAGGAAATAATCATTTCTGAAATGTAAAGATTCTCTTCTAGAATGAATGTGGGTTCGCATCCTCTGCCTTTGTGGCAAAAGGCAAAGTTTGCCGTTGCTTTCATCCACGCCATCCCTCATTCAATCAACCGCTTCCATCAATCGTGACTAACTAGCAGCATTTAATTAGAGAAATTGAAGAAAACAATCTCAAGCGGCC harbors:
- the LOC136354071 gene encoding uncharacterized protein — translated: MFTILRKMLNAVNKKLWFRKIWHIKHVKVDKDIMDIMVTWVGRLAREEFTRITQQQSWANLRPIINCTLNIPANSFGDNIVLLHIYTDLHLRKQPDNEATGAESETASSSTADIMDICRKISNYIVYLLVAQPSMLPLSGAADDTTAAFYEKISKKGSSKQDVLETCYQLVEDQLEFGYEECLKEQEQPGPWCETLMEIRDMWLRLLIYIAGKCQVELHAQQLGRGGELLTFVWLLMAHHDIGDVAHQVDLITSSETMSRQFCAFHFPKESER